ATATTTATGCCTAATGCCTCTAATATGTCTGCGCTGCCGCACGAGCTCGATACAGAACGATTGCCGTGTTTGGCAACAGTAATCCCGCAGCCGCTTGCCACAAAAGCCACAATTGTGGAAACATTAAAACTGCCTTTTTTATCTCCGCCTGTCCCGCAGGTATCCAGAAGCGGTTCTTTATCTACGTGTATTCTGGTGACATGCCTGCGCATAACAGATACTGCAGCAGTAATCTCTTCTACTGTCTCGCCTTTTTTATTTAATGCACTTAAAAAAGAAACAATCTGACCGGTATCTGCTTTGCCGGTCATAATCTCTTCCATAACCGCT
This Pseudomonadota bacterium DNA region includes the following protein-coding sequences:
- the trpD gene encoding anthranilate phosphoribosyltransferase (Catalyzes the conversion of N-(5-phospho-D-ribosyl)-anthranilate and diphosphate to anthranilate and 5-phospho-alpha-D-ribose 1-diphosphate), with product MIQEAIEILSNGESLTASQMEAVMEEIMTGKADTGQIVSFLSALNKKGETVEEITAAVSVMRRHVTRIHVDKEPLLDTCGTGGDKKGSFNVSTIVAFVASGCGITVAKHGNRSVSSSCGSADILEALGIN